From one Doryrhamphus excisus isolate RoL2022-K1 chromosome 9, RoL_Dexc_1.0, whole genome shotgun sequence genomic stretch:
- the LOC131135955 gene encoding NAD(P)H dehydrogenase [quinone] 1-like, producing the protein MAKNVLIVYAHQSSGSFNAAAKDAAVEVLTAQGCTVQVSDLYAMKFKASATPEDINGEVKNPEHFRYAEETKLAWEEGKLSADIVEEQRKLSQADLVIFQFPMYWFSLPAILKGWMDRVLTLGYAYTDERRYSQGLFKDKKVVLSFTTGSLESMFSADGINGDMNVTLWPLQNGILHYCGFQVLAPQIFWAPSRVPKEACATMLEAWRARLQGLLEEAPLAFAPMDSFDGDKGFQLKPEVQEKHANQEFGLTVGTHLGKRVPPSQMRAGV; encoded by the exons ATGG CAAAGAACGTCCTCATCGTGTACGCCCATCAGAGCTCCGGCTCGTTCAATGCTGCGGCCAAAGACGCTGCCGTGGAGGTTCTGACTGCTCAGGGTTGCACGGTGCAAGTGTCTGACCTCTATGCCATGAAGTTCAAAGCCTCTGCCACCCCTGAGGACATCAACG GTGAGGTCAAGAACCCTGAACACTTCCGTTATGCTGAGGAGACCAAACTGGCGTGGGAGGAAGGAAAACTGTCCGCTGATATCGTGGAGGAGCAACGTAAACTCAGCCAGGCGGATCTGGTCATCTTTCAG TTCCCCATGTACTGGTTCAGCCTTCCTGCTATTCTGAAGGGCTGGATGGACCGGGTGCTCACACTTGGATATGCCTACACTGATGAAAGGAGATACAGCCAGGGGCTCTTCAAG GACAAGAAGGTTGTGCTGTCTTTCACCACCGGCTCCCTGGAGTCCATGTTCAGCGCTGATGGCATCAACGGAGACATGAACGTCACCCTGTGGCCGCTTCAG AACGGCATCCTGCACTACTGCGGCTTCCAAGTGCTGGCGCCTCAGATCTTCTGGGCTCCGTCTCGTGTCCCCAAAGAGGCTTGCGCCACCATGCTGGAGGCCTGGCGTGCACGACTTCAAGGTCTCCTGGAGGAGGCCCCGCTGGCCTTCGCTCCCATGGACTCCTTTGACGGAGACAAGGGCTTCCAGCTGAAGCCGGAGGTCcaggagaaacatgcaaaccaggAGTTTGGCCTCACTGTGGGAACCCACCTGGGGAAGCGGGTGCCACCCAGCCAGATGAGGGCTGGAGTTTGA
- the LOC131135948 gene encoding ribosyldihydronicotinamide dehydrogenase [quinone]-like: MAKNVLIVYAHQSSGSFNAAAKDAAVEVLTAQGCTVQVSDLYAMKFKASATPEDINGEVKNPEHFRYAEETKLAWEEGKLSADIVEEQRKLSQADLVIFQFPMYWFSLPAILKGWMDRVLTLGYAYTDERRYSQGLFKDKKVVLSFTTGSLESMFSADGINGDMNVTLWPLQNGILHYCGFQVLAPQIFWAPSRVPKEACATMLEAWRARLQGLLEEAPLAFTPMDSFDGDKGFQLKPEVQEKHANQEFGLTVGTHLGKRVPPSQMRAGV, from the exons ATGG CAAAGAACGTCCTCATCGTGTACGCCCATCAGAGCTCCGGCTCGTTCAATGCTGCGGCCAAAGACGCTGCCGTGGAGGTTCTGACTGCTCAGGGTTGCACGGTGCAAGTGTCTGACCTCTATGCCATGAAGTTCAAAGCCTCTGCCACCCCTGAGGACATCAACG GTGAGGTCAAGAACCCTGAACACTTCCGTTATGCTGAGGAGACCAAACTGGCGTGGGAGGAAGGAAAACTGTCCGCTGATATCGTGGAGGAGCAACGTAAACTCAGCCAGGCGGATCTGGTCATCTTTCAG TTCCCCATGTACTGGTTCAGCCTTCCTGCTATTCTGAAGGGCTGGATGGACCGGGTGCTCACACTTGGATATGCCTACACTGATGAAAGGAGATACAGCCAGGGGCTCTTCAAG GACAAGAAGGTTGTGCTGTCTTTCACCACCGGCTCCCTGGAGTCCATGTTCAGCGCTGATGGCATCAACGGAGACATGAACGTCACCCTGTGGCCGCTTCAG AACGGCATCCTGCACTACTGCGGCTTCCAAGTGCTGGCGCCTCAGATCTTCTGGGCTCCGTCTCGTGTCCCCAAAGAGGCTTGCGCCACCATGCTGGAGGCCTGGCGTGCACGACTTCAAGGTCTCCTGGAGGAGGCCCCGCTGGCCTTCACTCCCATGGACTCCTTTGACGGAGACAAGGGCTTCCAGCTGAAGCCCGAGGTCcaggagaaacatgcaaaccaggAGTTTGGCCTCACTGTGGGAACCCACCTGGGGAAGCGGGTGCCACCCAGCCAGATGAGGGCTGGAGTTTGA